Proteins encoded by one window of Pseudorca crassidens isolate mPseCra1 chromosome 3, mPseCra1.hap1, whole genome shotgun sequence:
- the S1PR2 gene encoding sphingosine 1-phosphate receptor 2, with translation MGNVYSEYLSPSKVKEHYNYTKENLDTTETPSRQVASALIVILCCAIVVENLLVLIAVARNSKFHSAMYLFLGNLAASDLLAGVAFIANTLLSGSVTLGLTPVQWFAREGSAFITLSASVFSLLAIAIERHVAIAKVKLYGSDKSCRMLLLIAASWLISLVLGGLPILGWNCLGHLEACSTVLPLYAKPYVLCVVTIFSVILSAIVALYIRIYCVVRSSQADVAGPQTLALLKTVTIVLGVFIFCWLPAFSILLLDYACPVRACPVLYQAHYFFAFATLNSLLNPVIYTWRSRDLRREVLRPLQCWRRAAGVQGGRDGTPGHRLLPLRSSSSLERGTHMPTSPTYLEGNTMV, from the coding sequence ATGGGCAACGTGTACTCAGAGTACCTAAGCCCCAGCAAGGTCAAGGAACACTATAATTACACCAAGGAGAATCTGGACACGACGGAGACGCCCTCCCGCCAGGTGGCCTCAGCCCTCATCGTCATCCTCTGTTGCGCCATCGTGGTGGAAAACCTGCTGGTGCTTATCGCGGTCGCCCGCAACAGCAAGTTCCACTCGGCCATGTACCTGTTCCTGGGCAACCTGGCTGCCTCAGACCTGCTGGCGGGCGTGGCCTTCATAGCCAACACTTTGCTCTCGGGCTCTGTCACACTGGGGCTGACACCCGTGCAGTGGTTCGCCCGTGAGGGCTCCGCTTTCATCAcgctctctgcctctgtcttcagccTCCTGGCCATCGCCATCGAGCGGCACGTGGCCATCGCCAAGGTCAAGCTCTACGGCAGCGACAAGAGCTGCCGCATGCTGCTGCTCATCGCGGCCTCGTGGCTCATCTCGCTGGTTCTCGGCGGCCTGCCCATCCTTGGCTGGAACTGCCTGGGCCACCTGGAGGCCTGCTCCACCGTCCTGCCGCTCTACGCCAAGCCCTACGTCCTCTGCGTGGTGACCATCTTCTCGGTCATCTTGTCAGCCATCGTAGCCCTGTACATCCGCATCTACTGTGTGGTCCGCTCCAGCCAGGCCGATGTGGCTGGCCCGCAGACACTGGCCCTGCTCAAGACGGTCACCATCGTGCTGGGCGTCTTCATCTTCTGCTGGCTGCCCGCCTTTAGCATCCTCCTCCTGGACTATGCCTGTCCTGTCCGGGCCTGCCCTGTCCTCTACCAGGCCCATTACTTCTTTGCCTTTGCCACCCTCAACTCACTGCTCAACCCTGTCATCTACACATGGCGCAGCCGGGACCTGAGGCGGGAGGTATTACGGCCGCTGCAGTGCTGGCGGCGGGCAGCAGGGGTGCAAGGGGGGCGAGATGGGACCCCGGGCCACCGCCTCCTGCCTCTCCGCAGCTCCAGCTCCCTGGAGAGGGGCACACACATGCCCACATCACCCACGTATCTGGAGGGCAACACGATGGTCTGA